The region TGATGAGTAGTTGAATATTCATTGCTAGAGAGAAAGATGGTCATTTTGTAAGAAGCAATTTGCAGAacttataaaatatcaaaaatcagccctgcctggtttggttcagtgggttggacattgtcctgcaaaccgaaaagtCACCAGATAAATTCCTGATCAGGACAAATGCCTagccaaccaatcaatgtttctcttgtgcatcaatatttctctctccctcccttcccttctctctaaaaaataaatacaatttttaaactaTCAGTTTATTTAATCTCAtagcttcaaaatacataaatttaaaatgacagaatTACAAGACTGATTCAGAAACCCGCAATCATGGTGGGAGAGTGGACTGTAGCTCCTTCAGTGAACAACAGATCAGAGACTCCTATGGACTGATGTTGATGTCCCCAAGTTCATAGGCTGAAGCCATCCACAATGTGATGACATCTAgaggtagggcctttgggaggtgataaGGTTATGGGGGTGGAACCCTGATGGCTGAGGactggtgcccttataaaagGCATCCCAGAGAATGCCCTCACTCCTGTTATGTGAGAACACAGAGAGAAGTTGGTCAACTGTGAGCAGGAAGCAGGTCCTCACCAGACACTAAATCTGCCAGCACCTCAATCTTGGACTTTCAggctccagaactatgagaaataaattcctgtttttCATAAGGCACCCAAtctatggtatttttattatggcagcctgagATAAGACAGAGaccaatatttataaatgtgCCAAAGATTTTGAAATACAACTAATATGCTCAATTTAGTAGACATGTCGATACAATACATTGATTTCAACCAACCATGAAGCACTTACAAAAACTGACCATGCACTAAGTGCATCAGATAGAAACTGTATCCAACTATAAGAAACCCTTCCCTGCCTTTCCCAGTCCACCTCCTTTCTCAAAAGTTCCCATGTCACATACCAGCAAGAAGTGCATCCTTTTCATCTAACATGTCCAGAAATAAACAGCCCAGGGCTGGTGCAGACACATAAAGACACCAACTGAGAAACTAGAATGATTGTGACCTCTGGCCACACTCTCTTTAGCTGATATCTTTTATCCTAGTGGTCACAGAATGGCTCTTCTAGCACTGTACATTGTGTATCTGATTGTACAAAATGCAAGTGGAGGCATCTGGCTGAATGACACCACTCCTTTTCCACTTCCTTCCGAGGAGTCACACACAGCAACTTCTCATGCTGACCAGCACTGTGAGGAGTGGCCTTCTCTGACTGCAGAAGGGTTGGGCCATGGAGGTTTTTTCATAGAGCACATTACTaatctgaacaaaaaaaaaaacacctaagtTATATTGTAAGGAAAAGAGGCATTTTGGGTTAGCAACTACTGGCATGCACCACACTAGACCAAAAAGCAAATCTCAACAAATACCTAAGATTCAACAACACAAAGACCACATACTCTGCTTACAATGCAAGTAAATTATAAGCAGCTACAAAAAGGCAACTGTAAAACTCTCAGATATATGCAGGAACTTTCCAGAATGACAGAGATGATCTATATATTCAATGGGTGTTggttacatgtatatatacatctgTCAAACCCATCCAACTCACGAGGTTTATGTATTCCACTATAAGTAATTATACCTCTACAAAAATATAACTAtgtacagttattttaaaatcaaattccaAATAAGAGTCAAAGATTTCATCATAATGGTAACTAAAACAATATTTAGAAtccaacaaaaatgaaattagacacCAAAACAAGTGATGTAGTAGCTAAACAAGTACTGTGAGAAATGATCACAGGcccaaatgtttctctttttacaaACTGCAAGTTAATTAGCAAGGGGCCCACCAAATGTATGAGACGCTGATAAAGGCAGGCCACCATTCCTGATGTTTTCTCTCCTGGCATGGGTCCTCTTATGCACAGTAAGTGAAGAGCTGTGCCTGAAGGCCTTCTCGCACTGATTACATTCATAGGGTCTCCCTGCAGTGTGGGTTCTCACGTGCACCATAAGGTGTGAAGACTGGACAAAGGCCTGCACACATACCTGACATGCATAGGGCTTCTTGCCAGTGTGGGTTCTTGCATGTTTCCTGGGGGATGAGGGCTCACCAAAGGCTCGCCCGCATTCCTGGCacacatagggcttctctccagtgtgggttCGCATGTGACTCTTGAGGGTGGAGAGACGACTCAACACCTGACCACAAGTGGTACACTCATAAAGTTTTAAAGTTTCTCCCCCGTGTGGATCCTCTTGTGAACGTTCAGATGGGTGCTTGTCCGAAAGGGCTTCCCACACTGGCTGCACTCGTATGGTTTCTCTCTGGTGTGAGTCCACAAATGAGTCTTCAGAGACGAATGCTCCCTGAAGGCTTTGCTGCACTGACTGCACTCaaagggcttctctccagtgtgagtccACATGTGGCTCCTCAGAGAGCATGGCTGGTTAAAAGCTCTCCCACAGtccttacattcatagggcttctcacCTATGTGGCTCCTCTGGTGCAATATCAGGCTGAAGTTCCTCATGAAGGTTTTCCCACACTGACTGCACTCAAAGGATTTCTCTCTAGTGTGAGTCCTCATGTGGCGCCTCAGATTTGAGGAGTACTTGAAGGCGTGCCTACACTCCTCACATTCAAAGCACTTCTCTGAGGTGTGGGTCTTCTCGTGCCTGATAAGGTCGGAGCTGTATCTGAAGGATTTTTCACATCTGTTACATGCATAGGTTTTATCTCCACTATGGATCTTCTCACCCACTATTAGGCGAGTAGTTTGGAAGGTTTTCCCACCTTCATGGCACTTGTAGGGGTCACCTCCAGCATGAATTCTCTCATACTGAAAAATTTGTTTAATGCTGTTGAAGTGTTTCCCAAGTTCATTCATTATATGTGTAGAGTTTTTCCCCAGGTGGAGGCTGCTCCTGTCAAATGAGGAAAATGCAAAGACCAAAGACTTTGTTACAATCAACACTCTCCTCCAAGTTATCTATGTGTGGAATCAATCTACAGCTGAAACTTTCACCACTTTCATGTTTCTGTACTATTTCTACCTATGTTCTGTCAAGTGAGTGTGACACCACAAAGAGccatcatttccatttctttcatggGGCTTCTTAAACATAGGCTACACTATgcatgtttgtttgcttgtttgtctatagagaggtgaaaggaggaagaaagagggggacagaaatatccatcagttgcctctcacacacccccaaccaacGTGACCCACCAACCCACACCATTCCAGGCTTCACTAAGTTTTAAATGCACTATGTGTCCCATTCATTAACATGGTTAGGTGTGAGAACAGTGTCAATATGCTTCTTGGTCTACATTTCAAGTTTTCTCTCACTTCATGACATTCAGAGACTCTCTGCCAAGAAACAGGTTTCTCCTGGGTGAGCAGCCCTTGCCTTCAATCTCTCTCTGGCCTCtagtgctgtttttctttttttttatattttttatttttaaggcaggggaagggaggaagaaagaaaaggacataaaACACTGAtatggaaagaaatatccattggttgcccctctcatgcccccaaatggggacctggcccacaacccagacctgttctgactgagaattgaaccagcaaccttttggttcacaggccagcactcaatccactcacccacac is a window of Phyllostomus discolor isolate MPI-MPIP mPhyDis1 chromosome 8, mPhyDis1.pri.v3, whole genome shotgun sequence DNA encoding:
- the ZNF333 gene encoding LOW QUALITY PROTEIN: zinc finger protein 333 (The sequence of the model RefSeq protein was modified relative to this genomic sequence to represent the inferred CDS: deleted 3 bases in 2 codons), with amino-acid sequence MMLENYRNLALVEPQLQPQESIVNQGIFAEIPSIGLRKEQPPPGEKLYTYNNELGKHFNSIKQIFQYERIHAGGDPYKCHEGGKTFQTTRLIVGEKIHSGDKTYACNRCEKSFRYSSDLIRHEKTHTSEKCFECEECRHAFKYSSNLRRHMRTHTREKSFECSQCGKTFMRNFSLILHQRSHIGEKPYECKDCGRAFNQPCSLRSHMWTHTGEKPFECSQCSKAFREHSSLKTHLWTHTREKPYECSQCGKPFRTSTHLNVHKRIHTGEKLKLYECTTCGQVLSRLSTLKSHMRTHTGEKPYVCQECGRAFGEPSSPRKHARTHTGKKPYACQVCVQAFVQSSHLMVHVRTHTAGRPYECNQCEKAFRHSSSLTVHKRTHARRENIRNGGLPLSASHTFGGPLAN